A part of Asterias rubens chromosome 14, eAstRub1.3, whole genome shotgun sequence genomic DNA contains:
- the LOC117299564 gene encoding single insulin-like growth factor-binding domain protein-2, which produces MSKFLSLAMLAVLAVCLQRCEGTICMDCEDMNCVEPDCEYGTILDECDCCKVCTKGLDELCEGLMENYGKCSEGLYCEKPVCKKGKTSCASLPGYCKPEQ; this is translated from the exons ATGTCTAAGTTTCTTTCTCTGGCGATGTTGGCAGTCTTGGCTGTGTGTCTTCAACG CTGCGAGGGCACCATTTGCATGGATTGTGAAGATATGAACTGTGTAGAGCCAGATTGTGAGTACGGGACTATACTAGACGAGTGCGATTGTTGTAAGGTCTGCACTAAG GGGTTGGACGAGCTGTGTGAGGGGCTAATGGAGAATTACGGCAAGTGCTCTGAAGGTCTTTATTGTGAGAAACCAGTCTGCAAAAAGGGGAAAACCAGCTGTGCATCACTGCCCGGATACTGCAAGCCTGAGCAGTAA